One window from the genome of Microaerobacter geothermalis encodes:
- a CDS encoding S-layer homology domain-containing protein → MKTKVLVITLVLFLAVSSIASAITFKDLNNHWARATVEWATENTITEGYPDKTFKPDKTVSEAEFLAMLIRAFKPKDLTETKIKHWADGYYIFATAYNYPVEGAFSIDKRNWPISRTRVAELVSGTQGVNYSGDYAIQYLLGKGLAKGKNPNEISIESYDGEGTLTRAEAVQFIKNLKDKGIQELKVRPFLPSDPVDLPPLPKTDEQTKLENVKEVLVERLKGTDNEIWINGDAVVATGVAAIEFADPTDPEQNNLIDIFKANTENGRLVATEMINAAGVPVDSNFPSLIKQVYETRETITLVIDGVNIRIVANEFNLNAVHIYFK, encoded by the coding sequence ATGAAAACGAAAGTATTGGTAATAACCTTGGTACTCTTCTTAGCCGTTTCTTCTATAGCCAGTGCAATAACATTTAAAGACTTAAATAATCATTGGGCCCGGGCCACGGTGGAGTGGGCTACCGAAAATACCATTACTGAGGGCTACCCCGACAAAACCTTTAAGCCCGACAAAACCGTTTCTGAGGCAGAATTTTTGGCTATGCTGATTCGGGCATTCAAGCCAAAGGATCTCACAGAAACAAAAATCAAGCATTGGGCAGATGGCTATTACATTTTTGCCACCGCCTACAACTACCCAGTAGAGGGAGCATTTTCAATAGACAAACGAAATTGGCCTATTAGCCGTACAAGGGTAGCAGAATTGGTTTCTGGAACCCAGGGTGTGAATTACAGCGGCGACTATGCTATCCAATATCTACTCGGCAAGGGGCTGGCAAAGGGAAAGAATCCAAACGAGATCAGCATTGAAAGCTATGATGGCGAAGGAACCCTAACAAGAGCCGAAGCGGTACAGTTTATCAAGAACCTGAAAGATAAGGGAATCCAGGAGTTAAAAGTACGCCCGTTTTTGCCAAGCGATCCGGTTGATTTACCGCCATTACCCAAGACGGATGAGCAAACGAAGCTAGAGAATGTGAAAGAGGTTTTGGTTGAACGTTTGAAAGGGACAGATAACGAGATTTGGATAAATGGGGATGCTGTAGTAGCTACAGGAGTTGCAGCGATAGAATTTGCTGATCCAACAGATCCTGAGCAAAATAACTTGATTGACATTTTCAAAGCCAATACAGAAAATGGTCGCCTAGTGGCAACCGAAATGATAAATGCGGCAGGAGTACCGGTTGATTCAAACTTTCCTTCTCTTATCAAACAAGTCTATGAAACGAGAGAAACTATCACTTTAGTTATTGATGGAGTCAATATCCGCATCGTAGCAAATGAATTCAATCTAAATGCAGTACACATTTACTTTAAATAA